In Ignavibacteria bacterium, the sequence AAAATGACAAAAAAATTTAAATACAACTGGAAAGAATTCACATTACAGGCAGCATTCAGAGGTTCACCCGAAAAACTGTTTAAAATGTGGACAGAACCAAAAAATTTATGTAAATGGTTTTTAACCGGCGCTAAAGTTGAGCTAAAAAAGGGCGGTGAATATGTATTTATGTGGGTAAACGATGCTATGGAAAAAGGTAAAGTTTTGGAAGTTAAGAAAAACTCCCTTTTCAGCTTTACCTTTGCAGGTGGAAAGTGTGATGTAAGGTTCAGAAAATCAGGAAAAGACTGCATAATTACATTGAGGCAATACGGTATTCCTGATGATGAAATTCACAAAGTAGGTACTCATATGGGCTGTCAAATAGGCTGGGTGTTCTTTTTTGCAAATCTGAAATCTGTTATAGAATCCGGCACTGATCTCAGAGAGTTTAATCCAAAATATTTAAAAGAAGGAACGGTATTCTACTAATGTTAAAAACTTCTATGTTCAGGCTGCAAATCGTCTGCCCCGGCTGCAATAATTTTGTTGCAGTTTCCGGTATTACAGATTTTGATACCTGTCAGAACTGCGGGAAAAAAATCAATGTATTATCTATTATCAACGATAAAATGTTCGGCATTCTCCATAAAGAAAAATATATGAACGGATTTCTTTCAGGAGGAATAGAACAAATTGGAGGATCAGGGGCTTATAAACTTGAGTATTCATCAATGCAGCCTTATTGCGAAGAATGTTATACTGTAATTGATGAAAATACTGCGTTAGAAGCGATCCGGGCAGGGAAGGTATATGAATGCTCAAATTGCAGACATAAAATGCCCGTCAGGGCAGCAGATGTTATGCTGAAGGAGTTTCACCCGAAGGCTGCAGGAGTGCTGAATGATTCTTGGGGTATCGACAGGAAAAGTCTAAATACAAATGCTGAGGAGATGCTGGTTTTCAAATGCATGACATGCGGCGCAGGTTTGGAACTGACCGGTGAGACTAAACGAACCATAAAGTGCGGTTATTGTGATAATGAAAACTATTTGCCTGATTCTATATGGACTAAGCTCCACCCCAATAAGGAAGTACAGCCTCTTTTCATTATTTTAGACCTGGATGAAAGAGATATAAAAGGAACAATAGATTATTTTATTAATGTTACTGCATTAAATATTTACAGCAGGCATTTTGATAATTTTATTAAGGAATATTTCCAAAGACCGTTTATTTCTGAATCATTGCTTACATGGGTGAAATTTTTTGTTTCAGCTAAGAATAATGAACAGGTTAACTTTAACATGGATATAACAAAAAGCCATAAATATTTCTACGATAACCTGAAGCTTGGAATAAGCACCCATCCGGCTGAATTAAAAATTACAGTCGCTGAAAATGGCCGCGGGATTCCGCTCGAACTGCAGACATTATTGGCTGAAGACAAAAATGAATCAGTAAGAGCAGCACTTGCTAAAAACACCAGTATAAATAAAAATATAATTAAAAAACTTCAGTCAGATACTTCACCATCAGTCCGGGAAACGGCTAAAAAACAAAAAACAGGCTTATTCAGCCGATTATTCGGGTAAATTATTTGGTAACTCACTTTTCTATATATTTTATCTATTAATATTGATATTTTTGTAAATAATATCAAAAATGGCACAAATCTCAGAGTCTCGATCCACTAAAATTGCTTTAACCCTGCTTGTAATATCGGCTATTTTCTGGCTGGGCGGAATTAATATCCGTACGCTTATTGGTAATGAATTGCTGGATTATGATCAGTTTGATTTCCGAACCTCATTACCTCCTGACAGGGAAAATACTTTGTTTCAGATGATATCCAATGCATCGCTTGTTGTTGTTATCAGTTATGCGATAGTATTAATTTCTGCAATTTGGTTCATAGCAACCACTAAATTGAAGATGAAGGAAAATGGATGGCTTTTAATGAGTGCTGTTCTTTTCTTTCTGTTTGTACCTGTTGAGCTTTACACAAATTATCTAGATGTCAGATTCATGATTCTGTATCACCAGGGACCCCCGAATCATGATGAGCTTCTTAAACTCTTTGGAGAAAGGATTGGAGCTTTCAGGGGAGTTCCTGTAATTGCTATGTTATGTTACTACACAATCATACCCATCGCTGTATTCAGACCATTAAGGAGACCTAAAGATATAAATGAAGAAAAAAAAGCAGGTTGATCCGGAATTAAAACAAATGTTAACCGAGCTTGAAGAAGTAGCAGATAAGCTTGGCTTTAAAGTCCGTTATGAAAAAGGAAATTTTGCAGGCGGATACTGTATATTAAAAGAATCAAGGCTGCTTGTTGTAAATTCACGAAATGAAATTGAACGCAGAATTATTATAGTTGCAAAAAGCCTTAAGGAAATTGGAATTGATGATATATTTGTTAAGCCAAATGTCAGAGAAATTATTGAAAAGGAAAGCTCAAGGAAGTTAAAGGAAGAAGCGGCTGAATCAGTGGAGACAGAATGAAAGTAACCGTTCTTGGAAGCGGAACTTCCCAGGGTGTGCCTATCGTTGGCTGCCATTGCCGGGCCTGTACTTCAAGTGACCCTAAAGATAAAAGATTAAGGGTATCCCTTTATATTGAAACTGATAAAAAAATTAACGGTAAACCTTTAATAATATTAATTGATACTTCGCC encodes:
- a CDS encoding SRPBCC domain-containing protein, producing MTKKFKYNWKEFTLQAAFRGSPEKLFKMWTEPKNLCKWFLTGAKVELKKGGEYVFMWVNDAMEKGKVLEVKKNSLFSFTFAGGKCDVRFRKSGKDCIITLRQYGIPDDEIHKVGTHMGCQIGWVFFFANLKSVIESGTDLREFNPKYLKEGTVFY